The Pirellulales bacterium genome includes the window CCAACCGGTGTTCACTAGCCAGGCCTGCGCATTGTGGCGGCGCAGCTTTTCAGCAAGCAGATTTGCGTAGACCGTGGGATGCCAGACCAGGAACGCGGCGCCAAAACAAGCGGAGAAAGTGGCCTGCGGTTCGGTCACGCCCACTTCGGTGCCCGCGACCTTGGCGGTGTATCCATTGAGAAAGTGATACATGGCCTGAGCGGGCGAAAGCTTGCTGACCGGGGGCAAGACGCCGTAGGCGTCGCAGGTGAGAAAGATAATGTTGCGCGGATGCGCGCCGACACAAGGCTGCTTGGCGTTGGGAATGAAGTCGATGGGGTACGCGGCGCGGGTGTTCTCGGTGATGGAGTCGTTGTCGTAATCAACGACACGCGTGTTGGGATCGTAGACCACGTTTTCGAGAACCGATCCAAACCGAATTGCCGAGTAGATCTGCGGCTCACGCTCGGCCGACAAGCCAATGCACTTGGCGTAGCAGCCCCCCTCGATGTTGAACACGCCTTCGTCGGTCCAGCAATGCTCGTCGTCGCCGATGAGTTGGCGGCGGGGATCGGCGGAAAGAGTCGTCTTGCCGGTGCCCGAGAGCCCGAAGAAGAGCGAAACGTCGCGCGCGGGGCCTTCATTCGCGGAGCAGTGCATGGAGAGCACGCCGCGGCGCGGCATGAGATAGTTCATGATCGTGAAGACGCCCTTCTTCATCTCGCCGGCGTATTCGGTGCCGAGAATCACAACCTCGCCGCGCTCGAAGTTGAGCAGGACGCTGGTGGTCGAGGTCATCTGGCGGGTCAGGCGATTCGCGGGAAACTCGCCGGCGTTGAAGATCACGTAATCGGGATCGCCGAAATCGGCCAACTCATCGGGCGTGGGGCGAATCAACATGTTCCACATGAACAGGGCGTGATAAGCGCGCACGCAAATCACGCGAATCTTGAGGCGATACTTGGGATCCCAGCCCGCGTAGCCATCGACGACGTAGATGCTGTCGCGCGTGTTGAGATAGTCGACGGCGCGCTGCTGATTGATGAGGAAGGTGGCTTCGTCGAGCGGAATGTTGACGTTGCCCCACCAAACATCCTGCTGCGAGGGGTCTTGCTGGACGACGCGTTTGTCTTTGGGGCTGCGGCCGGTCTTTTTGCCCGACATGGCGGCGATAGCGCCGGACGCCACTAGTTCGGCGTCGGCGGTGCGCACCGTTTCCTCATACATTTGGGCGGGAGTGACATTGTAGATGACGCGCGTGGCGGCGATGCCATATCGAGACAGATCGGGGATCGAATGGCTCATGAAACAAGCGACTCCGACTGTGAGGCGAAGGAGGCCAATGCCGTGAGGGGGAACGGCGATTGGCAACGAAAGGGATTATAGGGACAAGCAACTGCCGCCAATAGCTCGCGCCTGTTGTGGCGTGGCGACATTTTCATTCCACGTCGAGCGGCCACTGGAGCTTGGGATTCCGTTCATTGTGTTCCTCGGGCGGTCCATCGAGTCGGCGGCGAGCGCGAGGCGTTATTTGAACCAAAATCGGCGGCCAGTCAGGAAGTTTTCGACCCCTTGCTGCGTGCTGGCACTGTGCATGACCGGGTAAAGATTGGCAGCCTCGAGCGTAAGCGCCTCGGACAGCGGCAGATCGGCGCCATGAATGGCGCTGTGCAGATCCGCCAGTAGGGCATCTTGGGGCTGCTCGCAAATCTGGCGCGCGTATTCGAAGGCGCGGGCAAGCCCCTGCCCCGGCGCCACCAGTTCCCAGACCAACCCGATCTGATGGGCCCGTTCGGCGGAGATGCGCTGCCCGGTAATGATGAGCGGCAGGGCGCTGCCCCAACCGAGGAGCCGCGGCAGATAGACCGTACCGCCATCGACCAATGGCACTCCCCAGCGGCGGCAGGCCACGGAAAAGGTGGCTTGCGGCTCGGCCAGGCGAATGTGGCCATGGCAAAAAAGCTCCAGGCCGCCGGCGTAAGCATACCCTTGGGCAACGGTAATCACCGGTTTGGATTGGACGATTCGCGTGCCGCCCATCGGGCCCGTGCCGTCGCTGACGAGGGACTCTGGCGTTACGCCGCTTGGCAATTCGGCCAGGCCAGCCAGCCCACGCAGATCGGCGCCAGAGCAAAATGCCGTGTCGCCCGCGCCATGCAGCACGGCGACGCGCAAGTCGTCATCATCGCGAAAGCGTTGCCAGGCTTCGAGCAGCAAGGCGGCCGAAGCGGCGTCGACGGCATTGTGGACTTCGGGCCGATTGAGAGTGATCTGCAGGATTCCGCCACCCGCGGCGGAATGCACTTCGGTCAACACGGGCAATTGAGTGTCCGCCATCGACGTCTCCCATGCGTTCGAATGTCTGGCCACCAGCCGCGTTGATTTTACGAAATGATCTGTCAGGATGAACCGCAATTACAACCCACGCAGGAAAAACCATGGCGCGCATCCCGCCCGTTGCTTACGAGGAATCCACAGGCGAAGTGCGCGTGGAATTCGACCGCATTATCGACGAGCATGGCCGGCTGACGAATATGAAGCAGACTCTTGGCCATTCGGCGACGGCGCTGCGGTCGCTGATGACCTGGTATCCGGTGCGGGACGAGGTGCAAGCGTTCTTGGGATCGAGGGCAACGACCCTCTTTGTCCATGCCATCTCGTCGGCCACCGATTGTTTGATCTGTTCCACGTTTTTTCGGCGGATTTTGATCGACGCGGGCGAGAACCCGGATCGGCTAGCGCTGGATGCGCGCGAGCAAGCTGTGGTGGATTTTGCCCGGCAGCTTGTCAACGATCCGAATCAAGTGACCGACGAGCTATACGGCCGGCTGGCGGGTCATTTTGAGCCGGCGCAAATTGTGGCGCTGACGGCGTTTGGCGGCATCATGATCGCGACTAACGTGTTCAACAACGCGCTGCGGGTCGATCTGGATGAGTATTTGCAGCCCTACCGGCGGGAGGCGCCCGCTGCCGCACTATCGCGAAAGGGGGACGCGTAGATGGCAGGCGAGCTGGCGGGACGGGTGGCGCTTGTTACCGGCGCGGCGCATGGCCAAGGGCGCGCCTCGGCCTTGGCGCTGGCTAAAGAGGGGGCGCGAATCGCCGCTTTTGATTTGTGCCGTGAATTGGAATATCCGGGCTACCGCATGGGGGCCGCCAACGAACTGGACTCATTGGCCACAGAGTGCGCGGCGCTCGGAGTCGAATGCTTGCCGCTGGCGGGAGACGTGCGCGACGACGCGGCCATCGTCCGGGCGGTGGAGACGATTCGAGAGCGCTTTGGACGCATCGACGTGTTGTTCAACAACGCGGGCATCTGCGGCTATGGTATGGCACACGAATTGAGCGAGGCCGCTTGGGACGCGATGCTCGACATCAATCTCAAGGGAGCATGGCTGATGGCGCGGCGCGTGATTCCATTCATGATCGAGCAGAAATCGGGCGTGATTATCAACAATTCGTCGATCGCCGGGCTGCGCGGCATGGGGCGACTGAGCCATTATGCGGCGAGCAAATGGGGGCTGGTGGGGCTGACGAAGTCGTGGGCGATTGAGCTGGCGCCGCACAATGTGCGCGTGGTCTCGATCCATCCCACGGGGGTGAACACGCCGATGAATGACGGCTTGGCGGAACTGGAAGGGGCAACGCCCCTGGAAATTGCCGAGCGTTCGGCAGGAAATTTGCTGCCAGTTCCGTGGATTGAGCCCGAGGATGTGGCGGCGGCCGTCGTCTTTCTGGCGTCGGACAAGGCGCGGTTCATGACGGGCTCGCAATGGGTGTTGGATGCTGGCCTGTTGTCGCGCTAGGAGCAGCGATCCCCGCACTAGCCAATCGAGAGGTGCTACAATGAGAGCCAAAGACAGCGCGCTTGTCGCAGAGACGGGAGACCCATCGATGGACAAACAAGCACTGGCCCGTCAGGCGTTGCTCGAACATGAGCTATTGGAACACTTGAAGCAGGCGCTGCGCGCGGCGATGTCGTGGAGCATCGACATTGTGGGGCTGGAGCGCAAGCGCTCGACGGTGTGCTTCACGGCCGACTCGCTGGGGCGGCACCTCGAGCGACTCATGGAATTGGAGGAAGACGGCGGATATATGCGCGATATTTTGGAGCGCAAGCCGCATTTGGCGGAACAAATCGCCACTCTACGTTCGGACCACGAAGTGTTTCGCGGCGAATTGGCAATCATCTCGCCAAGGGTGGAAAGCCCGTTGGAGGTCGATGAGGGGGAGTTGTGTTCGCTTTGCGCGCAGATCGGCGATTTGCTCGCGCAGGTGGATCGCCACGATCGACGTGAGATCGATTTGTTTCAAGACGGATTGCTTTCTGAAGAAGGGACCGGCGATTAGCGCACCCAGCCCCTCCGACCTCGCGTCCCGCGGCGCCCGACCGTACCCAGCCAGCCACCGCGCTTTCGCACGTGCGCAAGAACTGATTCCGGGTGGAGTGAACAGTCCCGCGCGCGCCTTTGGCGGCGTGGGAGGAGAGCCGATCTTCATCGAGCGCGCCGATGGCGCCTATTTGTGGGACGTGGACGGACGGCGCTATGTCGATTTCATTGGCTCTTGGGGACCGATGATTCTGGGGCATCGACATCCCAAGGTGG containing:
- a CDS encoding mycofactocin-coupled SDR family oxidoreductase, whose amino-acid sequence is MAGELAGRVALVTGAAHGQGRASALALAKEGARIAAFDLCRELEYPGYRMGAANELDSLATECAALGVECLPLAGDVRDDAAIVRAVETIRERFGRIDVLFNNAGICGYGMAHELSEAAWDAMLDINLKGAWLMARRVIPFMIEQKSGVIINNSSIAGLRGMGRLSHYAASKWGLVGLTKSWAIELAPHNVRVVSIHPTGVNTPMNDGLAELEGATPLEIAERSAGNLLPVPWIEPEDVAAAVVFLASDKARFMTGSQWVLDAGLLSR
- the pckA gene encoding phosphoenolpyruvate carboxykinase (ATP) → MSHSIPDLSRYGIAATRVIYNVTPAQMYEETVRTADAELVASGAIAAMSGKKTGRSPKDKRVVQQDPSQQDVWWGNVNIPLDEATFLINQQRAVDYLNTRDSIYVVDGYAGWDPKYRLKIRVICVRAYHALFMWNMLIRPTPDELADFGDPDYVIFNAGEFPANRLTRQMTSTTSVLLNFERGEVVILGTEYAGEMKKGVFTIMNYLMPRRGVLSMHCSANEGPARDVSLFFGLSGTGKTTLSADPRRQLIGDDEHCWTDEGVFNIEGGCYAKCIGLSAEREPQIYSAIRFGSVLENVVYDPNTRVVDYDNDSITENTRAAYPIDFIPNAKQPCVGAHPRNIIFLTCDAYGVLPPVSKLSPAQAMYHFLNGYTAKVAGTEVGVTEPQATFSACFGAAFLVWHPTVYANLLAEKLRRHNAQAWLVNTGWSGGAYGVGSRIKLAYTRAIIDAIHDGSLATAPTIEDPVFGLQVPTRCAGVPDDLLLPRNTWQDKDAYDRTAQKLARMFYEHFEIYSDQASPEVLQVARHKTAAVGA
- a CDS encoding enoyl-CoA hydratase/isomerase family protein, whose protein sequence is MADTQLPVLTEVHSAAGGGILQITLNRPEVHNAVDAASAALLLEAWQRFRDDDDLRVAVLHGAGDTAFCSGADLRGLAGLAELPSGVTPESLVSDGTGPMGGTRIVQSKPVITVAQGYAYAGGLELFCHGHIRLAEPQATFSVACRRWGVPLVDGGTVYLPRLLGWGSALPLIITGQRISAERAHQIGLVWELVAPGQGLARAFEYARQICEQPQDALLADLHSAIHGADLPLSEALTLEAANLYPVMHSASTQQGVENFLTGRRFWFK